The stretch of DNA gtatagcctaggccatggaacttcccagaataattcctaacatgtatcttttagaaaaaaacatacaATTCTGATTTAAAATGGGTCAgtgagagaatccaccacaacccttggtaaactgttccaatagttactctcattgttaaaaatttatgccttatttccaatctgaatttgtctagcttcaactttcagccactggatcTCATGATACCTTTCTCTTGTAGatcgaagagcccattatcaaatatttgttccccatgtaggtacttatagactgtaatcaagtcacccattaaccctctctttgttaaactaaatagattgaactccttgagtctgtATCACTataggcaggttttctaatcttttaatcattctcatggctcttctctgaaccctgtccaatttttcagcatccttcttgaatcgtGGGCACCAGAACAGAACACGGTATTTCAGCAGCGGGTCACACCGGTgacaaatacagagataaaacaacctctctactcctactcaagattcctgtttatgtatccaagggtcacattagctcttttagcAACAGCTTCACACtggcagctcatgttcagctgatgatccaccatgacctccaaatcttttacagagtcactgcttcccaggatagggtCTCCCGCCCTATAAGTAAGGCCCATATTCTTTGTCCCtaggtgtatacatttacatgtaactgtattaaaacacatgttgTTTACTTGTGTCTAGTTTACCAAGCAACcaagatcactctgaatcagtgacctatcctcttcattatttactgctcccccaaatgtcatctgcaaacttcatcagtgatgattttatgttttctctcaggtcactgataaaagtGTTACACAGAGTAGGGCCAAGAACAGACCCTTCTGGAACCTcctactggaaacacacccactcgccgattccctgtttacagtaatattttgagacctatcagttagccagcttttagtcCATTTAACAtgagccatgttaattttatattgttacagttttttaatcaaaatgtaatgCAGTACCAAGTCGAATGCCTTACAAATGCtaattacctttatcaactaaacttgtaatctcacttaaaaaaaaaaggtatcaagttagtttgacaggttCTATTTTCCAGTAATTCATGTTGACTGACATTAAATTTTATtacttttctttcattctttattgagttccatatcagctgctccattatcttgcccaggatcgatgtccaaggcttattgaaaatcaacattaccaTCCAGTGAGCTCCACAGCCAGctttttaaaactcttgcatACAAGTTATCTGGGCCTGCAGATTTCAAAATGTCTGACTTAagaagctgctgtttaacatcctccagagatactagagGAAGGGAAAGAGTGTCACCATCATCATATGATGAGGCAATCTGTTTTTTTCCtcagatacagaacagaaatatttaaacacttctgccttttctgcattattattgacaactatcatttccatctagtaatggaccagtacTATTGTcagaattatttttgttcctCATATACTTAAAATACTCTCTCTtactgtccttaactctgctggcaatGGATTTCTCCtgcccctttgcttcccttatacattttctacaattcctagcttctgatttatatgcaTTACTATCAAATTcctttttcttccatttgttatatttgttatatttcataactgctttcacttcccctctaaaccagatcagatttttaaaccaatatggccttcttccttgaCTGTGGCATGTCACACTTTTCAGAGCCATTGTTTCAGGTTTTGCAAACTGATGCAGACATCAGTACATCAGTTGCACATGGGTTATGTTTTCAAGGCCAGCGCAGCAACTGTAACAGCTagtaacctttttttaaaataagaggaAGCCTAAATACTAGAGAACAAGAAAGCATCATGAAAagggtgccaggcactgcaccaTCACACATCGGCGCAATCTGAGCCCTGGCCTTCAGTGTAGTAAATAAGATCAAAACCAGTTACTTCCACTACTCTTGAACAGATAAGGAGAGGATGTTACCCTAATGTCATAATGATCCTTAAGTCCATCCTCCACGTGGTTCAAGTATTCATAGATGTCCAGTCGGTCAAGGCAGCTTTCCAACAGTGAGTACATGCACTCAAAGGCAGCTTTCCTCACATCAAGGCCATCATCCACTGTGTGCTTGAACGGTCCCATTTCTACCTTAAAAGGAAAGAATGATACACCTGGTCACTATCAGTGAGGAAGGCTCCCTACTGCCACATCTGGGCTACCAACTTAATGCCTACTAGATGTTCTTCTCCCACCCACCTGAGCCCCAAGGGTTCCACCCAACTATTTGCTCATGAGAGCATCATAGCATATTCCTGTCAATTCCATGTTGACCAAGACATTGACATACAGAACTCATGAAGCAGCAGCACTAGTCTACGTACCTCCCGTATCAGTTCCCTTCTGATCTTAGTTTCATTGTATAAGTGGGGTAGGACAGTGTTTAGCATGTCTCGGATTAAAGAAGGCTTATTGTGAGCAGCAGAATTAAACATGGCTAAAGCAACACGTCGAACATTCAAGTCAGGATCCTGAAGAGTCTTTAAGAAGTCACCTGCAGGACAATAACATAACATTTGTTTGACAGCATTAAATGCAATGTTTTAGTATTTCTTCAAGCTCTATCTACTGCTGATCCTCAGAGTGACATATGATATTTGAAGGAGCCAGGATATGAAGAAATCTTATAcacaattattaaaaataattctagAAGCAAAGCTTATACATAGTGATGCATTTAGATCTattttcccttcctttttctGGGATAGGATTTAAACTATTTGAGGCAACAGGCTACATCAGGGGTATAGAAATACCAATGTGATGCTAGCCACCAGTGACTTCATCTGAGAGTCCAAGTAGAAGCCTTAGTTTTTGTAGAGGAAGTTTCTTTTCGATGCTCAGCCTAGATGTCTCTGAAGCAGAGTttttgcagtttctctttgataGCTCTCAGATGCAGAGACAGGGGTGTCCAACCTAAGAAATATTTTACAAGACACTTGTCTGTGAAGCCAGAATCACAGGGGTTTCATTCTCCACTAAATTAATAGTTTCCATTCATGAGTGACACACATACCTGAAGGAGGAAGACCAGAACATATACTAACACTCACTCTGCAACCGCAGCATGGGACTCTAGATCTTTTTCATCTACATTTCTCTGGGGTTAAATTAGTCTCAAATCAATTTGAAAAATATCTTACTTGCAATACAAAATAGGGCAGTGGTAGGCCATTGATAGTGTACCAGACCTCATGTGCAGAGCTCACAAGATTTCGATAGGAATTGAAACTCACCTATGCAACCTTTAAGAAGTAAGTCAATAGGCTGTGGCTGATCTGAAATTGTGAATTTGATTGCAGTTACTACAGTACTTCGTGCATGCGGGGAACCTGCAACAAAGAGGGAACATAGAAAAATGTGTGTACATTTACACAGTACGCtctttactagggctgtcaattaatcgcagttaactcacgcgattaactcaaaacaatcgcattaaaaaaattagtcatgATTAATcgtagttttaatcacactgttaaacaatagaataccaattgaaatttattaaatctttttggatggttttctacattttcaaatatattgatttcaattacaataatACACAGAGTAGGCAATGCTCACTTTagattgttattttttattacaaatatttgcactgtaaaaatggcaaataaattgtattttttcaattcacctcaaacaagtagtgtagtgcaatctctttattgtgaaagtgaaacttacaagtgtagatttttttgttacataactgcactcaaaaacaaaacaatgtaaagctttagagcctacaagtccactcagtcctacttcttgttcagccaatcgctaaaacaaacaagtttgtttacatttgcgggcAATaatgccctcttcttatttacaatgtcacctgaaagtgagaacaggcgtttgcatgacACTTTTATAACTGGCATGGCAAGggatttacatgccagatatgctaaacattcatatgccccttcatgcttcggccaccatttcagaggacatgcttccatgctgatgatgctcattaaaaaaataattcattaattaaattgtgattgaactccttggggagaaattgtatgtctcctggtctgttttacccgcattctgccatatatttcatgttatagcagtctcggatgatgacccagcatgttgttcgttttaagaacactttcactgcaaatttgacaaaaacgcaaagaaggtaccaatgtgagatttctaaagatagctacagcactcgacccaaggtttaagaatctgaagtgccttccaaattctgagaggggtgaggtgtggagcatgctttcagaagccttaaaagagcaacattctgatgcggaaactacagaatccgaaccaccaaaaaagaaaatcaaccttctgttgatggcatctgactcagatgatgagaatgaacatgcgtcagtccgcactgctttggatggttatctagcagaacccattatcagcatggaagcatgtcctctggaatggtgattgaagcatgaagggacatatgaatctttagtgtgtctggcacataaatatcttgcaatgccggctaccacagtgccatgcgaatgcctgttctctcttaggtgatattgtaaacaagaagcaggacgCATTCTCTCCTGCAaatgttaacaaacttgtttggctgagcgattggctgaacaagaagtaggactgagtggacttgttggctctaaagttttacatttcattcaaaaataaaacaggttttttttgtacatgattctacatttgtaagttcaactttcatgataaagagattgcactacagtacttgtattaggtgaactgaaaaatattacagtacttttgttttttttacaatgcaaatatttgaaatcacaaataaatataaagtgagcactgtacactttgtattctgtgttgtaagtgaaatcaatatatttgaatgtgtagaaaatatccaaaactacTTAAATAAATGGTACTCTATTATTGTTTCatcgcacaattaatttttttaatcgcttgacagccctactcttTACATTGTttggattagaaaacatgctgctCAGGGGAAATGTAATAAAGGAATAGAGaatgccatactggatcagatcacaTCACATGTCCAAATCTTGCCTCCAACGCAATCTCTTGTCACGCAGCCCCCTATTCTTGTAACATCCTTGTTAATACCATGCACCACACAACTCTGCACTCCTTCAAAGACACTTCTTTTGGTTAATCTTTCGCTGATCTTCTCTCCAGCCTGGCTTTGCTCCCTCCAACTACAGCTATACTACATTAAGATATTAAAAGATAGGACTCTACAAGATGTTTACACAGCGAACAAAAACATTTCCCTAGGCCTTTTACCATTCTTATCCTCGTCCTTCCCATTACCTGATGACAGCTGCTTTTtcagcctgggcagcagctgggatggATTCACTAGGGCCAGTTTCCCCAAGCATTCGGCAACCACATTTCGTGTCCCCTCCTCTGTGCACTCGCAATGGTTGAAAAGCAGAGCCCAAATATCTTCTACATAAGGTTTGAGGCCatctgctggggaggagctgatgaCTTCTTTTAGAGAATGGAGTAGCAAGTATTGTCTCTTGGGCTGGCTTCCAATTTCCTTCAGCATAAAGGGAAGATATTCCTTAAGATTTCCAGCACTGATGTTCCCCAGAGCATAGGAAGCTGCTGATTTCACCTCTTCGCTGGGAGAAGCAAATGCTTCCAGTATTACTGTTTTAAGCTCCTTCTGAGCACTTAGGTTCATGGTGCGACCCATCTCTGCCAGCGAAAGGAAGGCTAGCATTTTAACAGCAGCACTGGACTTGGGGTTCTTCACATCTTGAATAAACTGGCTCGCTACCCTGGAGGCTTCTTTTGGACATGCTGATGAAAGGGCTGCCACACACTTTGCTACAGAGTAATAGGCTTGTTTATGTAAAGTCACAGACGCCCCACCAGGACTTGAATACATGGGGCTTGTTAGCTGTTTCATCAGCTCTGCATAACCCATGTTGGCTGTCTTTGTTATAACCAAAGCTTGAAAGAAGTCTATTATGGCATTCAGTGCTCCTCCTTGTAGCAAAGGGGAGTGGACAAGCTGAAAGAGTTCAGAAAGAACTGAACCACTTATCTTGGATAAGGAAGATGGATAAACCTTAGCTAAGGTAGTAAGGAACACGATAGCCACCTGAGAAACATGCAAATCATTCTCACTAATTAAAGCAGGAAGCTCTGTCAGCACAGACTCAACCATGGCAGGCTTGAGGCTATCGCTGTAGTTCTTAATTAATATGTCCAGAGCTGTCAGAGTACTCAGTTTCAAGGCACGTTGATTCTTTCTCAAGAAGGAAGCTAGAATGGGGAATCCTTCCCCTAGAATAGGTCTTAAGTCTATCTTCAGTGGAGAACTAGCAATTAAGGTTAATGCTTTGACTGTTGTTAGTCTGGTTATTTCATTTTTGAGCCTTTCTAGAAAAATCTTCAAGGTTGGCGGGAGATCACCACTTAAATGGTCTCCAAGATTGCAGACGATCTGTCCCATGCAAGAGATAGCCCGTTCTTTCACCTCCTGATCAATATCAGCAGCTTTCAGTCTCTTTAGAGTACCAGAAAAAAGGTCTTTCACATAGGGCTTGGCATCAAATGCACAAGATTTGTCCAAGGGCCGAATAACTTTCACAAGCTGCTGAGTGACCAGCAAAGCTTCGGACGTGATCTTATAAAAGGGGTCTCCAATACAGGTCACAACTGGAGGTAGCAGTGCCTTAATATGGGGATGAAATACTTCTGGCTGGTGGTTGCAGAGAAGAACATGAAGGAAAGACAGTGTATCAATCCTCATGTTGGAGGAGCTGGATTTATCAGCCAAGGAGAAAATAATACCTGTTCAGGGGAGACATTAACATATATTATCTTATTTCTTCAAATGATTTCacaaagattaaaaaacaaattctaaAATAGTTGGATACAAATCCAAATAGTTTCCTTTGCTCCACCCCATTGAGACCATATCTGCACTAGGAGTGCTTCACCAATACAGGAATCCCAATATACTATATTGACAAAGCACTACTattgtggacacagttataccaacaaaGCTTTGCTTTGTACCAGTATAGTAAAGCCACCCCGACAAGAAAAACAATCTATACAGGTAgaagcatagctatgtcagtaaGGGATTATACCtcatcacacccctgaccaacagagCTCTGCTGGCAAAAGCTCCTAGTGTGGACATAACTTGATACACATGCATTCTCACAGTAGCTGTTTATGGTTTCAGCTAAGTGGCAAGTCAGAATATAGCCAGTCCACATGGCTGCACTGGAGAGCTACAAAAGTATTTTACAAGCACTTTAAATAATTCCTCCCCAGATCACCCTACAAATACTGACAGGTGGTTTTATAGCTCTCCAGTTAGTGTGGTACACAGGGTTATAACTAGAAGTAATAAGATTAAATTAAGAAAAGGGAAAATCTAGCTGAACACCAGGAACTCCTGCCAGTGAGACATGTCGAGCTGTGGAAAATCTCAAAGAAAGGAGTGGAAACTCAACTGCTTGGGCTTTGCAAAATTAGACTGGACAAAAATGTTAGACAAAATGTACTTTAGAGaataatcctgcattggcagagaGATAGACTGGATGCACTAATGGGTCTTTTCCATATCTAACTTCTATGATTTAGTCTGAAAATTGTTTTTCAGATGAGCCATCAGTAAAGTATTTCCAAGAGTCCCATTTACCACCCCCAACGCAATTTATTGTTCATATTTTCTGTTGTCTCGTGTAAACATACAGGAATTGAAGGTCATGGGATGATCAGGGCCAGGGGGTATTGAAAAGGCAGTTTCCCTAAACATTTACAGTAAGGACAAGTCCAAGGTCTTGGTAGGACCTCAATGTTATGAGTATTTCAACATTCTTCGATGTGCACCCTTCACTAATTTACAAGGAGGGAAAGTTGGGTGAAAAAACTTGTGGGCCTGCAAATAAAACCCTCCCccaataaacatttttaaaatgttccatgAGATTAAAAGAGAAATAGAAAATGTCACtgctatggccccaatcctgagcTCAaagtcaattgacttcagtggcagcaggagcagacccTGTACCTTTTTAGTGTTTATAAACATccagacattttttaaaaggcaggaAAGAGAAACACACGTCATTTAGAAACCTTATAGCACTGAGACAACCGCTCCCTACCATCTCCCAGCCAACAAACCAGTTTTACCAGGCATTAACGCAGAGATGTGATCTGCCAGGCAGCCAGGAAGAACATTGGCCAGTTCTGTAAGGAGACTGAAGCACCCTTGCCTCGATTTGATGCTTTTCTCTTTGAGCTGCTTGTGCAAGGCCTTGACTATGTTTGGAACCTGCAGTTTTAGAAAGCAAGacgaaaaggaaaaaaaaaaaaaaaaaaagcctcatagGTAACCAAGGCCTTTTTGACACAGAGCTATGCTAGCACAGCAGTTTACCCAGCTTAGCTACACACATTAATAATTCAGTGTGAGAAGAGAGAGCGATCAAAAATGAATACGTTCAATGGTTTATTAAAGGGAGACTCTGGACAGTAAATTAGGgactgagtgagtgagagagagagggagtgtgGAATGAAGGGGTGGCTATTTAAACTCTTCTattcatatattttaatttttttctttttaattctatgaaaatattttaaggcAAAGCTTCTCCTCTAGTGCCACAACCTCAAAACACAGCAGCATTGCGTAGTGATCAGCTTGGATGCTTCTCTAACAAGGAGacggaagtgaaactgaccagtcaagTTTCAACTGTCTGAGTTGAACAAAGGTGAAGAGTAGGCTAGAAGTTAAATATTAATCCTGAATGAaatttaaggacctgatcctgcaattagaTCTGAACAAGTGGACCTCTGCAGAGCTCCAGCAAAGCCCACCCACACAGAACCAATTACAGGACAAGGTATAAGTTATTAGCCACAcggatattttcttttttaaatattgaatttATTTACATCAGTTACTTTAAATGGGCAGAAAACTACATTTTGGAAAGGATATAAATCCTTCTGCTTCAGGGTAAAAGATAACCGCTAACTGATGTGGGCTAGCAAGCTGTTTTCTCATGAGCACCTTATTCCATAATAACTGACTACAGTATTtctttcatcttcctctgaagcacctgggacGACTGGCCACTatcggagacaggatactggctagatggagCCCTGGTCTGGTCTGGTCATTCCTACATTGCTAAAGTATGTTGACAGTACCCCCTTAGCGTATTTCAGAATTTACaaaattggtaaaaaaaaaagccatggctTCTAACGTTTATTTAGTTCAATTAACTGTGAAGTGTGTATCCTGCAGAGTTACAAGAACACAAGCATACAAAGATATTATGAAACACTAGCTAATGGCTCCTGTAATGATCAGAGCCCGATACAGTGTTAATGCTCTGCCACACCTATACATTGCATCCGAAATTTATCTGACTTCTGATGGCCTAAATCTGATATGTTTGTGCAGTAATTTATTCAATGGGTTCCTGAACAATGACACTAACTGGAGCAATTGCCACAACAGCCCATGGATTTTACACAATGACTGAGGTGGTACCCTAGTGTCTGCAAACCCCTTCGCAGCTATTTGCAGGTATGCCTGGCACAGATTATCCCACTCAGTGGCCCTGGGTTCACTTCAGGACACTCTTTTGGTTTATTGTTGCTGCTACAGGAGTCAAAACAATTATAAACATGCCGCCATGCTACAGCTATGGCTAATTTTAAAAGTACACATTTCAAGAGTTAACAACATTCTTCCAGCACATTTTCCTCCTGTAAGCTACCAACAGTCATGGTGATCACTAAGGGAGTGGCCACACCATGATTAGCTTAGTGTTAACCATCCTGCTGAAACACAGTTGAAATGGCTGTTGGTACAATAGTTCTTAGCATGGCTTCCCTGTCCGGCATGGATTGATATTTTTCTGAGAATCatagggtgggagtggggaaggtAGGTCAATTAGATAGCTTTCCTAGCACGGATCACATGAGGGAAAGGTCCCTGTCTACAATGGTCAAGGAAACTGTCGCTGAGCATGCTAGCATCAGCCATTTAAACATTGTGGTCCTATCTACGCTATGAAATTAACCAGGTTTAACAACTGTTAAGAAGCTGACATCATGGGGTTCAAAGGTGCTATAATTCTGGGTTGGGTGGCCAGAGCCAAACTGTAGAACCATGCAGACAGTTAAAAATGGTTTCAGCACAttgagttttttgtttggtttaaaaatcTGGTTACACCGGGATTTGCCCCTTCCTCCAAGACCTCATCTACTCCAGTTTTTTTTTACTGGGAAACTACTCTTGATGAGGCTTTGGCATTTTGATCACAATATTTTCTAGACCTGCTCTGAATCATTGCACCAACTCTACTTGCACTCCCATTCTTACTGTCACCTGGGGAGCTGCACTATAGGGAGATTTCTCAAAAATAGTTAATGTAGACACAGCCCTGTTGTAAAATGGATCTTTCATCCACGCTTAAGTACAATTCCAGATAACTCAATTGTTTTAAAAAGTCTCACCCTGTTGGCACTGGCCAGACAGTGTCTTAAACTAGTTTAGCTGGAACAGTGCTTGAACCGAATTCAACACCCAGTGTAGCCCAGCTACTAGCATGATTTCAACTGTATCCTACAGTAGATGCTACAGACAGAACTGGGATACATTAGGTATAACCAGGATGTGACATGTTCATGGTTACAGCTTGTGTGCGTGATTTCACACATTAATCACAGATGTATTTTTCCTGGCGCAACCCGATGAGCCTGTCCCCTCCTACCATCCTGCACAATATGAGCCCATTCTTGGTAAACCTGGGCAGATATCCCATTCTGCCTCTGTTTTTGGCACAACGAACAGAGGATGCACTTTGGGATGTTCTCCTACACAGTGACCTGAGAGATAAGAGGACTGGCTAACCCTGTTATGCAGACACACAGTTAGGCCATCCCATCTACAAAACAAGACCACCATACCAGAACTCAGTTATAGCTTGAAAATTGTGTTACAGTTCTGCCTGTGGTAGAGTACCTCCACATGGCTGGAAAACACATTAACCGTTCCGTGTGTAGACACAGACTATGTGACGTCAACAATTTTACAACCTTACTGAAAATCTGGAGTGGACACAGGACCTGAAAACAACAGATCTTCTGAAATGTGGCTATAAATCCAAGAATCAAACAAGCAGGGGCGGAAAAGCTTTCCATCTTCCTTATACTACTCTTACTAAGAGACAAGATCCTTCTgatagcagggccgcccagaggattcagggggcctagggtcttcggcggcagggggcccctgccgccgaattgctgccgaagacccggcgctttggcggcgggtcccagggcgGAAGAACCCTCCTCCgcaggtcttcagggcacttcggcggtgggtcccggggcggaaggaccctctgccgccgaattgccgccgaagacccggagcggaagaagctccgggggcctgggccccacgagagttttccggggcccccggagcgagtgaaggaccccgctccaggggcccccaaaaactctcatgggggcccctgcggggcccggggcaaattgccccacttgcccccctctctgggcggccctgtctgaTAGCCATGTTCCCTGGCTGAGCTATTGCACACATTTGTTGGGGACACGTCTTCCAGTTCTTTTCACTCCTATTCAACTTAATCTGGCCTACCACTTTCTCACTCACCTGGTTCTGAAGCATGGTGAGGGGTATCTCTTCCTTGCCTCCTGCATCTGAAGCATGTAGCCAGCTCTGTATAGGCTGCGTTTGCTTCAGCAAAGAGATATAAGCAAAGAAGATGTCGGCTTTGACATTCTCCTCTCTTTCCTTGAATCTGCCAATCAAAACCGGGGATAGAGTCTTGTAGAAATCCTGAAGGAGGTCATGGCGGGTACCGACAATGGCTTCCAGGCACTTAGCCGCAGACCTGCGAACTTTCCAGCTAATGTCATCATCATCGCTGTACTCATCGTCACTCTCTGGAAACAGtgagtggggaaaaaacacaccACGTTACAAGAGAAACACAAGTAGAGAATCACCACATGCCCCCAACTTTCCCTCTCGCATGTCATTTCTCCTCCTATTGAATTCAAAAGTGAACACGAGATAAACAGATGCCAATAATTAACATGTTTCTGGGAAAAATCAGATTTGGGTTATTCTGGAAAATTTCCAGTCAGTCATCAGAACCCAGTGCATTATAGTGGCTTGTATGTGTCACCGCTGCCCTGTGGTGGATAAAATGTCCGACTGATTCACTATGTATTGGATACCATGGACTCTAGTGCCTGAAGGTCTCACTAATGTTAACTACAGCTACTGGAGAGTCCACTTTAGCTCATGTTGTAAGGGCTTGTGTTTTGAAGGGGGGATAAGGTCCcgagttccatttattttaaggccagaaatgaCCATTAGGGCAATCCATTATGATGCATAATACAGGTCACAGAACTTCACAATTTCTGCATTTTACCCCATGACTTGTGGCTGAGCAGGAGAatctcttttagaaaggcatccgAACTTGAAAAGGTATCACATCCCTTCGGatgctgttccaatggttaactccCCTCACCGTTAAACATTTGTGCCTTACTTTCCATTTGAATTATTCTAGCTTCTACTCTGAGTCATGACACCCTGTGCAGCGACAGAACTGGCACATTGTGGAACTCATTCAATACCTGAAATGTGTTAAGTGCACAACTGATGCGACCTGGGCCTAGAGCATGAAACTTGTTCTCTCCACATGCCCACCTCAATCTATCCCTCACCCCACTCCTTTAAAAAGAAGCTACTGAAAAAGACCTGGATCAGAGGCGGTGTCAGTTGTAACTAATGTCAGCCCGAAGGTAGCaaggccttttttattttttggattaTATTTCGTTTCACTATTTTACACTGCTCTGTTTGGGTATGAGTTTGGTATGCAGTGCCTCAGCAGGATGTATTCAAAATCTGTATATTGGCTACTAGGAGTTCCCCTCTTCATACATGACAGAGCTGCTAGCACTAAACAATCCCCACAGGCAGGAATACAGACACGCAGCTGCATTAAAGTCACCAGTTCCACCAGATATATAAAAAACCATCCGGGGAGGGTCCAAGAGCCCCAGGAAATGTCTACAAAGCAACTGGGAGGatgcttcccagctcaggtagacagatATGCACTATTCTGCTTGAGTTAGCACCGAAAaattgcagtgtggctgcagcaatGTAAGTGGTGGCGGAGGCTGGCCACCCGAATACAATCCCATCTGACCTCCTGGGCATGTCCTCAGGTGgccagcctgagctgctgcctatGCCACCACTgtcacactgctatttgtagcacACAAGCAGAGGTAGCACTGTCTGTCTATCCACGCTGGGAAGTACcctccagctgctgtgtagacatagagTTGATGCCTGCCTGCTTGTAGTATGCATATAAAATAGCCTCACTCAAATGCAGGAA from Emys orbicularis isolate rEmyOrb1 chromosome 7, rEmyOrb1.hap1, whole genome shotgun sequence encodes:
- the LOC135881286 gene encoding cullin-associated NEDD8-dissociated protein 1-like isoform X1, producing the protein MTNVSYHISNLLEKMTSTDKDFRFMATNDLMMELQKDSIKLDEDSEKKVVKMLLKLLEDKNGEVQNLAVKCLGPLVSKVKEYQVETIVDSLCTNMLSDKEQLRDISSIGLKTVISELPPASTGSTMTANVCKKITAQLTGAIGKQEDVSVQLEALDILSDMLSRLGGMLYTFHSSILNCLLPQLTSPRLAVRKRAIIALGYLVLTCNGNIFSELMEHLLAELKRNESTSTTRTYIQCIAGISRQAGHRTGEYLEKIIPLVVRYCNVEDDELREYCFQAFESFVRRCPKEIGPHIPSVMGLCLKYITYDPNYNYDNEEEEEEEEMMETENGEDEEQESDDEYSDDDDISWKVRRSAAKCLEAIVGTRHDLLQDFYKTLSPVLIGRFKEREENVKADIFFAYISLLKQTQPIQSWLHASDAGGKEEIPLTMLQNQVPNIVKALHKQLKEKSIKSRQGCFSLLTELANVLPGCLADHISALMPGIIFSLADKSSSSNMRIDTLSFLHVLLCNHQPEVFHPHIKALLPPVVTCIGDPFYKITSEALLVTQQLVKVIRPLDKSCAFDAKPYVKDLFSGTLKRLKAADIDQEVKERAISCMGQIVCNLGDHLSGDLPPTLKIFLERLKNEITRLTTVKALTLIASSPLKIDLRPILGEGFPILASFLRKNQRALKLSTLTALDILIKNYSDSLKPAMVESVLTELPALISENDLHVSQVAIVFLTTLAKVYPSSLSKISGSVLSELFQLVHSPLLQGGALNAIIDFFQALVITKTANMGYAELMKQLTSPMYSSPGGASVTLHKQAYYSVAKCVAALSSACPKEASRVASQFIQDVKNPKSSAAVKMLAFLSLAEMGRTMNLSAQKELKTVILEAFASPSEEVKSAASYALGNISAGNLKEYLPFMLKEIGSQPKRQYLLLHSLKEVISSSPADGLKPYVEDIWALLFNHCECTEEGTRNVVAECLGKLALVNPSQLLPRLKKQLSSGSPHARSTVVTAIKFTISDQPQPIDLLLKGCIGDFLKTLQDPDLNVRRVALAMFNSAAHNKPSLIRDMLNTVLPHLYNETKIRRELIREVEMGPFKHTVDDGLDVRKAAFECMYSLLESCLDRLDIYEYLNHVEDGLKDHYDIRMLTFIMLARLSTLCPNAVLQRLERLIEPLRATCSTKVKAGSVKQEFEKQDELKRSAMRAVAALLTIPEVEKSPVMAEFSSQIRANPEMASLYESIQKDSASLPTTESMDMN